A window of the Aminivibrio sp. genome harbors these coding sequences:
- a CDS encoding M20/M25/M40 family metallo-hydrolase produces MTALVTVFSRLVSIPSTSGREEAACSYLAGVLPSLGWERVETDGAGSVVARRGRGPRELVLLGHIDTVPGGPEHRLEGDVLWGRGTVDAKGPLCAFAASGGRVSLPGDWTVTLVAATGEEADSRGALHRIPRHRPAACIIGEPSGTDGVTIGYRGSLRAVLAASDGGAHRSGNAGPITGVLRCAADILDLVDSLDDPALPVIRRPSGAVVSMEGTEKGERSGTAELDIRLPEGSRPEEWMEFLRAAAGRRGVSITFRGVTPPHVEDKNNPVARALRLAIRKNGNTPRVLAKGGTADFNLASAWNCPMAAYGPGDSKLDHTSEERIPLADFHASVAVLDQALPLILAG; encoded by the coding sequence ATGACTGCCCTGGTGACCGTTTTTTCCCGGCTTGTATCCATCCCGAGCACGAGCGGCCGGGAGGAAGCTGCCTGCTCCTACCTCGCGGGCGTACTGCCCTCCCTCGGGTGGGAGCGGGTCGAGACGGACGGCGCGGGGAGCGTGGTGGCCAGGCGGGGCCGGGGCCCGAGGGAGCTGGTGCTCCTGGGGCATATCGACACCGTGCCCGGAGGCCCGGAACACCGCCTTGAAGGGGACGTTCTCTGGGGACGGGGAACAGTGGATGCCAAGGGGCCCCTGTGCGCCTTCGCCGCCTCCGGCGGACGGGTATCCCTCCCCGGGGACTGGACCGTCACCCTTGTGGCGGCCACCGGGGAGGAGGCCGACTCCCGGGGCGCCCTCCACCGGATTCCCAGGCATCGCCCCGCCGCCTGCATCATCGGGGAACCCTCCGGGACGGACGGTGTGACCATCGGCTATCGGGGCAGCCTCCGGGCGGTGCTGGCAGCCTCCGACGGAGGGGCCCACAGGAGCGGCAATGCGGGACCCATTACGGGAGTCCTGCGGTGCGCCGCCGACATCCTGGACCTGGTGGACAGCCTGGACGATCCGGCGCTGCCGGTTATCCGCCGCCCCTCCGGCGCCGTGGTTTCCATGGAAGGAACGGAAAAGGGGGAACGATCCGGAACGGCGGAGCTCGACATCCGCCTTCCCGAAGGCAGCCGTCCCGAGGAGTGGATGGAGTTCCTCCGGGCAGCCGCAGGAAGGCGGGGGGTGTCCATAACGTTCCGGGGCGTGACGCCGCCCCACGTGGAAGACAAAAACAACCCCGTGGCCCGGGCGCTCCGCCTGGCCATACGGAAAAACGGAAATACTCCCCGGGTCCTTGCCAAAGGGGGCACCGCCGACTTCAACCTCGCGTCGGCGTGGAACTGCCCCATGGCGGCCTACGGACCCGGCGACAGCAAACTGGACCACACGTCCGAGGAGCGCATCCCCCTCGCCGATTTTCATGCCTCCGTGGCGGTCCTCGACCAAGCTCTTCCGCTCATACTGGCGGGATAG
- the argC gene encoding N-acetyl-gamma-glutamyl-phosphate reductase translates to MSALIRAVVWGANGMAGGEVLRILAGHPFIQVEGAVSRSRSGQPVRHTHPHLRGSFPELAFCSPEEGKAIAADIAFLALPHGTSAPLIRECLDRGMKVADLSGDVRLRNPVDFEKWYGSAPPFPELLDKAVYGLPELYREKLKGADLASGVGCNASCSILGLYPLARAGLIGDVRIEVRVGSSEAGATPTAGSHHPFRSRALRVYEPFRHRHLAEILQELNLSEERVTLTMTAVEMIRGVQMIAYVTLSRRVKEAELWKAYKSAYSGEPFVSLCPARPSHLRLPEPKLVTGSNQALTGFTLHEDGTRLVVVTAIDNLMKGAAGSAVQSANLLLGLDEAAGLGMLPVYPA, encoded by the coding sequence ATGAGCGCCTTGATCCGGGCAGTCGTCTGGGGTGCCAACGGCATGGCTGGAGGGGAGGTCCTGAGGATTCTCGCGGGACATCCTTTCATACAAGTGGAAGGGGCAGTTTCGCGGAGCCGGTCCGGCCAGCCGGTCCGGCATACCCACCCCCATCTCCGTGGGAGTTTTCCGGAACTGGCTTTCTGCAGCCCCGAGGAAGGAAAGGCCATTGCCGCGGATATTGCCTTCCTGGCTCTTCCCCACGGGACATCCGCCCCCCTGATCCGGGAATGCCTCGACAGGGGAATGAAGGTGGCCGACCTTTCCGGGGACGTCCGCCTCAGGAATCCGGTGGATTTTGAAAAATGGTACGGTTCGGCTCCTCCCTTTCCCGAGCTGCTGGATAAAGCGGTCTACGGCCTTCCGGAACTGTACCGGGAGAAGCTGAAGGGAGCGGACCTGGCCAGCGGCGTAGGATGCAACGCGTCCTGCTCCATCCTCGGACTGTACCCCCTGGCCCGGGCCGGGCTGATCGGCGACGTGAGGATCGAGGTCCGGGTGGGCTCCTCCGAGGCAGGGGCAACGCCCACCGCCGGGAGTCACCATCCCTTCCGGAGCCGGGCCCTGAGGGTGTACGAACCCTTCCGCCACAGGCACCTTGCGGAGATCCTCCAGGAACTGAACCTCTCCGAAGAAAGAGTGACCCTGACCATGACGGCGGTGGAGATGATTCGGGGCGTCCAGATGATCGCCTATGTGACCCTCTCCCGCAGGGTGAAGGAAGCGGAACTGTGGAAGGCCTACAAGAGCGCCTATTCGGGAGAGCCCTTTGTCTCCCTCTGTCCCGCGAGGCCGTCCCATCTCCGCCTGCCCGAACCGAAGCTCGTCACGGGCAGCAACCAGGCCCTCACGGGCTTCACCCTTCACGAGGACGGCACAAGGCTCGTGGTGGTGACCGCCATCGACAACCTTATGAAAGGGGCCGCAGGAAGCGCGGTCCAGTCCGCGAACCTTCTCCTGGGACTGGACGAGGCTGCCGGGCTCGGAATGCTGCCGGTCTACCCGGCATAA
- a CDS encoding class II aldolase/adducin family protein, with the protein MVIGREAEREQVASVMRRLYRRGLTTCSGGNVSLRCGDVVLITPSGTDKGEITAGEIGAVTPDGENLLPGLKLSIETEMHLEVYRNRPDVNGVVHAHPVTASAFAALDRDIETRLTAETRHVLGKPVRAVYALMGTKELARVVGQAVRKGNVVIMENHGALTAGETLFQAFDRMELLEAAAKMTWITHTMGSPRPLSEARIKEIEEVYGRRK; encoded by the coding sequence ATGGTGATCGGCCGAGAAGCAGAAAGGGAGCAAGTCGCCTCCGTCATGAGGCGGCTGTACCGCCGGGGACTGACAACCTGCTCCGGGGGCAACGTGAGCCTCCGGTGCGGCGATGTTGTGCTCATAACGCCCTCCGGAACGGACAAGGGGGAAATCACCGCCGGCGAGATCGGGGCCGTGACTCCGGACGGAGAAAATCTCCTTCCGGGGCTGAAGCTCAGCATCGAAACGGAGATGCACCTGGAAGTCTACCGGAACCGCCCCGACGTGAACGGAGTCGTCCATGCTCACCCGGTAACGGCCTCCGCCTTTGCGGCCCTTGACAGGGACATCGAAACCCGGCTCACCGCCGAGACCCGGCATGTCCTGGGGAAGCCGGTGAGGGCAGTCTACGCCCTTATGGGGACGAAGGAACTCGCCCGCGTGGTCGGGCAGGCGGTCAGGAAGGGAAACGTGGTGATCATGGAAAACCACGGCGCTCTTACAGCAGGGGAAACTCTCTTCCAGGCCTTCGACAGGATGGAACTCCTCGAGGCCGCCGCGAAAATGACCTGGATCACCCACACCATGGGATCGCCCCGGCCCCTGTCGGAAGCCAGGATAAAGGAAATCGAAGAGGTATACGGCAGGCGGAAATGA
- the lysX gene encoding lysine biosynthesis protein LysX, protein MSRLFIFYTRLRTEEKLLFRAAEERGIPFSAVNVSDGLWPNVPGEAGDAALCRCVSQTQNSALAVLLESRGVLTINSSDVMARCGDKIVTAAKLSAAGIPQPEYAVAFSPEGAIQGAERLGYPLVIKPATGSWGRLLAKINDRDALEAVAEHKVHMGAAHSVLFMQQYVEKKGFDLRATLLGGEALTVIKRCSDHWITNTARGATPANYPLSPEIKALLGRVQNAIGGEVLAVDLFEKPEGGWMVNEVNGQPEFRSSDGELTGVDIAGRLVEHAWSLVSGAGKAKG, encoded by the coding sequence ATGTCCCGCCTTTTTATTTTTTATACAAGGCTAAGGACTGAAGAAAAGCTGCTCTTCCGGGCTGCGGAAGAGAGGGGTATTCCCTTTTCGGCGGTGAACGTCTCCGACGGACTCTGGCCCAACGTGCCAGGAGAAGCCGGGGACGCCGCCCTGTGCCGTTGCGTGAGCCAGACCCAGAACTCGGCCCTGGCGGTCCTCCTGGAGTCCCGGGGGGTCCTGACGATCAATTCTTCGGACGTCATGGCCCGCTGCGGCGACAAGATCGTCACCGCTGCGAAGCTCTCCGCCGCAGGAATACCGCAGCCGGAGTATGCGGTGGCCTTCTCTCCCGAGGGGGCGATCCAGGGTGCGGAGCGCCTCGGCTATCCGCTGGTGATCAAGCCGGCGACAGGCAGCTGGGGCAGGCTCCTGGCGAAGATCAACGACAGGGACGCCCTCGAGGCGGTAGCGGAACACAAGGTCCACATGGGGGCCGCCCACTCTGTCCTTTTTATGCAGCAATACGTCGAGAAGAAGGGGTTTGACCTCCGGGCGACCCTTCTCGGGGGAGAGGCGCTCACGGTCATCAAGCGGTGCAGCGACCACTGGATCACGAACACCGCTCGCGGCGCGACTCCCGCCAACTACCCTCTCTCGCCCGAGATCAAGGCGCTTCTCGGCAGGGTGCAGAACGCCATCGGCGGAGAGGTCCTAGCGGTCGACCTTTTCGAGAAACCGGAAGGCGGCTGGATGGTGAACGAAGTGAACGGACAGCCCGAGTTCCGCAGCTCCGACGGTGAACTGACGGGCGTGGACATCGCGGGGCGGCTCGTGGAACATGCCTGGTCCCTCGTGTCCGGGGCCGGCAAGGCGAAGGGATGA
- the lysW gene encoding lysine biosynthesis protein LysW, protein MATKVQCIVCEGDVPLPAEVMEGELLICPDCGTELEVVSLNPVVVAEAPEVQEDWGE, encoded by the coding sequence ATGGCAACAAAAGTTCAGTGCATCGTCTGTGAAGGAGATGTCCCTCTGCCCGCCGAAGTTATGGAGGGTGAGCTTCTGATATGCCCGGACTGCGGCACGGAGCTCGAGGTCGTTTCCCTGAACCCGGTCGTCGTGGCCGAGGCCCCTGAAGTGCAGGAAGACTGGGGAGAATAA
- a CDS encoding sodium:solute symporter family protein, producing MFAASALGILAVFFFFGILSSGKASSSSEYSVAGRKATAGGVSGIILGSLVGGSSTVGTVQMAYHYGLSAWWFTLGGGIGCLIMGLWFVKPLRATELITLPQFLGRHFGQGSAFLSAVTTALGSFIALIAQFLAGTALLGSVFPFPSWVSAVFMAVLILAFAYGGGIKSFSRLGKAKIIFLYGVMILCVGAAFLAGQTPSMLVRSLPADPFFNLFARGVARDLGAFTSLLCGVLCGQIYIQAVYAASSDATARKGCLLASMITPPLGLLGVWIGLALRNSGVPVEASQALPFFIRTYFHPVVAGLLWSGIMITVLGTSVGITFGVATNLTRDMYLKTKRAAAYDDAKILFASRITVLGTVTAAGLIALAAGKSMILQWAYLGMGIKGAGIIIPLIAAVFLPGRLPAVWSLLSGTCGLAGVFIGAAFFKDTDPLLPGLALSGLAALAGLLAGRRQTGLPER from the coding sequence ATGTTCGCCGCGTCAGCCCTCGGCATTCTGGCTGTTTTTTTCTTTTTCGGCATTTTGTCCTCCGGAAAAGCGAGCTCTTCATCGGAGTATTCTGTAGCCGGCAGAAAAGCGACTGCCGGAGGCGTTTCCGGCATCATCCTCGGCAGCCTCGTTGGAGGCTCTTCCACCGTCGGCACTGTGCAGATGGCCTACCATTACGGCCTGTCCGCCTGGTGGTTCACCCTGGGGGGCGGCATCGGCTGTCTCATCATGGGGCTGTGGTTCGTCAAGCCTCTGAGAGCAACGGAGCTTATCACCCTTCCCCAGTTCCTCGGCCGCCATTTCGGGCAGGGATCGGCGTTTCTCTCCGCCGTGACCACCGCCCTGGGATCCTTCATCGCCCTCATTGCCCAGTTCCTTGCCGGGACAGCGCTGCTGGGCTCGGTCTTCCCCTTCCCCTCGTGGGTGTCCGCCGTTTTCATGGCGGTGCTCATTCTGGCCTTTGCCTACGGCGGAGGGATCAAGAGTTTCAGCAGGCTGGGAAAGGCGAAGATCATCTTTCTCTACGGGGTCATGATCCTCTGCGTCGGGGCCGCGTTCCTCGCGGGACAGACCCCTTCGATGCTCGTCCGGTCTCTCCCCGCCGACCCCTTCTTCAACTTATTCGCCCGAGGCGTGGCCAGGGACCTTGGCGCCTTCACCTCGCTGCTCTGCGGTGTCCTGTGCGGCCAGATCTACATCCAGGCGGTCTACGCAGCCTCTTCCGACGCCACCGCCCGGAAGGGGTGCCTCCTGGCCTCCATGATCACTCCTCCCTTGGGGCTTCTCGGCGTCTGGATCGGCCTGGCTCTCCGGAACTCCGGTGTGCCAGTGGAAGCATCCCAAGCCCTTCCCTTCTTCATACGGACCTACTTCCATCCCGTCGTCGCCGGGCTGCTGTGGTCGGGCATCATGATCACCGTCCTGGGGACGTCGGTGGGGATCACCTTCGGCGTGGCCACTAACCTCACCCGGGACATGTACCTGAAGACGAAACGGGCTGCGGCCTACGACGACGCGAAAATTCTTTTCGCCAGCAGGATTACCGTCCTCGGAACGGTAACCGCCGCCGGGCTGATCGCCCTCGCGGCGGGGAAAAGCATGATCCTCCAGTGGGCCTACCTCGGCATGGGCATCAAGGGGGCGGGCATCATCATTCCTCTCATTGCTGCGGTCTTTCTGCCCGGAAGGCTGCCGGCCGTCTGGAGCCTTCTTTCCGGAACATGCGGCCTTGCGGGGGTTTTTATCGGGGCGGCGTTCTTCAAGGACACGGATCCCCTGCTGCCGGGGCTGGCTCTTTCGGGACTGGCGGCTCTCGCCGGTCTTCTTGCAGGAAGAAGGCAGACCGGTCTCCCGGAACGATAG
- a CDS encoding aminotransferase class III-fold pyridoxal phosphate-dependent enzyme, giving the protein MSGIYGSRGLTVVSGAGAAVRDDRGRVYLDFYCGSGAALFGHCHPVLVEALRKAAELPWTVGPGMGSPARDAFRQRLSEELPGRAVFFCNSGAESVEAALKLAISLRPGRKKVLALRRAFHGRTLGALSLTFNPQYRKDWTRILAPVTHVRPEELPGAVDGDTAAVFVEPVQGEGGVYPLAPELGTRITEACRDAGALLVCDEIQSGWGRCGDFTASSGAGLDPDILCFAKGVAGGLPAGLTLWKQELGDFPPSGHGSTYGGNPLAAALGDASLKLLKDEGYPAKAEAMGAYFRGLLSEIGSPLITDVRGRGLLNGVELRGKAVPVVKRLQEKGLLALPAGPSVVRFLAPFTAEKEDFDRAAALFAETLQEGAE; this is encoded by the coding sequence GTGTCGGGGATCTATGGCAGCCGCGGGCTGACGGTCGTTTCCGGAGCGGGAGCCGCCGTCCGGGACGACCGGGGAAGAGTGTACCTGGACTTCTACTGCGGGAGCGGCGCGGCCCTCTTCGGCCACTGCCATCCGGTGCTCGTGGAGGCCCTGCGAAAAGCTGCGGAATTACCGTGGACGGTGGGACCGGGAATGGGCTCTCCGGCCAGGGATGCCTTCCGGCAGCGCCTTTCGGAGGAACTCCCGGGCCGGGCCGTCTTTTTCTGCAACAGCGGAGCCGAATCGGTGGAGGCGGCCCTCAAGCTGGCCATCTCCCTCCGTCCGGGCAGGAAAAAGGTGCTTGCCCTGCGGCGGGCCTTCCATGGCCGGACGCTGGGGGCCCTTTCCCTCACTTTCAACCCCCAGTACCGGAAGGACTGGACCCGTATTCTCGCCCCGGTGACCCACGTCAGGCCCGAGGAGCTCCCCGGCGCGGTGGACGGGGATACGGCGGCGGTCTTCGTGGAGCCCGTCCAGGGAGAGGGTGGAGTCTATCCTCTTGCCCCGGAACTGGGCACCAGGATAACGGAAGCCTGCCGGGATGCGGGGGCCCTGCTCGTCTGCGACGAAATCCAGAGCGGGTGGGGGCGGTGCGGCGATTTTACCGCCTCTTCCGGCGCGGGCCTCGATCCGGACATACTCTGCTTCGCCAAGGGAGTCGCAGGAGGCCTGCCGGCGGGACTGACCCTGTGGAAACAGGAGCTGGGAGATTTTCCCCCATCGGGACACGGCTCCACCTACGGAGGCAACCCCCTCGCCGCGGCGCTGGGGGACGCTTCACTGAAGTTGCTGAAGGACGAAGGGTACCCCGCGAAGGCAGAGGCCATGGGAGCCTATTTCCGGGGCCTCCTTTCGGAAATCGGCTCTCCCCTCATCACCGATGTCCGGGGACGGGGGCTCCTCAACGGCGTGGAACTTCGGGGAAAGGCCGTTCCCGTGGTGAAGCGCCTGCAGGAAAAAGGACTCCTGGCCCTCCCCGCCGGGCCGTCGGTGGTCCGGTTCCTTGCCCCCTTCACAGCGGAGAAGGAAGATTTCGACCGGGCGGCGGCCCTCTTTGCCGAAACCCTGCAGGAGGGAGCGGAATGA
- a CDS encoding uridylate kinase gives MNRRIQRGVVKIGGARGNVFLSLLQEIRERMERGEQWILAHGASSMMEDLSRAAGTEPLYVTSPGGFRSRFVNEGELALFEAACCRFSVQLAGTLGKMGIHAVPLYPPASKGAAAKRKDALRSVEDGKVRILRGNYSGSIVSFDPGDIHAVWERGGLPLLPPLAADESESGRILNVDGDRLAAAAAAAVGADVLAILSNVPGLLRDPGDPASKIDEGSLDGWDDLENCAQGNMKRKLLAAREALEGGAGAVVIADSRAPLPVESGLSGGGTLLCRGSMAAAG, from the coding sequence ATGAATCGCCGGATACAACGTGGCGTCGTGAAAATAGGGGGGGCCAGAGGCAATGTTTTCCTCTCCCTCCTCCAGGAGATAAGGGAACGGATGGAGCGTGGCGAACAGTGGATCCTCGCCCACGGGGCCAGTTCCATGATGGAGGACCTTTCCCGGGCCGCCGGGACGGAACCCCTCTATGTCACAAGCCCCGGAGGGTTCAGAAGCCGTTTCGTGAACGAAGGGGAACTGGCCCTCTTCGAGGCCGCCTGCTGCCGCTTTTCCGTCCAACTTGCGGGAACCCTGGGGAAAATGGGAATCCATGCCGTTCCTCTTTACCCGCCTGCTTCGAAGGGCGCGGCGGCGAAACGGAAGGACGCCCTCCGCTCGGTGGAGGACGGGAAGGTCCGCATTCTGCGGGGGAACTACAGCGGTTCCATCGTATCCTTCGATCCCGGGGACATCCATGCCGTATGGGAAAGGGGCGGCCTGCCCCTCCTTCCTCCCCTCGCGGCGGACGAATCGGAGAGCGGACGGATTCTCAACGTGGACGGCGACCGCCTCGCAGCAGCAGCAGCAGCAGCCGTGGGAGCGGATGTCCTGGCCATCCTGAGCAACGTGCCGGGACTGCTCCGGGATCCGGGGGATCCGGCGTCGAAAATCGACGAGGGGAGCCTGGACGGATGGGACGACCTGGAAAACTGCGCCCAGGGGAACATGAAGCGGAAGCTCCTGGCCGCCAGGGAAGCCCTTGAAGGGGGCGCCGGGGCCGTCGTGATAGCCGACAGCCGGGCGCCGTTGCCGGTGGAATCGGGCCTGTCCGGAGGAGGAACCCTGCTGTGTCGGGGATCTATGGCAGCCGCGGGCTGA
- a CDS encoding TolC family protein — translation MSHETNTACLVCAFFLREYSFAEPRIALRDLESELTASPEVLAAAASLSESRAIEERQKMTGGSRFFGELSLSGLNEPASRSDTSVLEGYSKLWVRGGVSIPLFGTWRKERIRELESRILSLEEELRLLAVRKANLTALRKAYALLWTIQERKSLLERFLALEERIMPLLAKRAEEGFLLERDRLEMESWFAFARREAAADASLKEECLALIRKATGRGGLSDLEVLFPHLEPRFFSEDVLARAAGEENRELQILTEAAETKREIARRVPKAQYDAYLRAGYGFSSEFPGRNGTEAFLSIAFDVPFREGRTASAAGRAARAGAEKAGHEMEARRLAIVGDIRGGILRFDSAAAQRAFAMANARSAAEAVRADRLRYSLLPGDVLEQLFRSLFIYFSSALDFVDSEGALLQAHCELLGMLPETGDRGEGKEIASFFPEEPERHRLLAPSWLAFPSESPSAPAVGKPVLSPKGQMFYFWKGDDLLYPGKGRAFFEQAAKEGVSGILVSFSPRGIAFLRTAGGKARLDEALEAARRAGVRAELLLGDPSWILAAHRKELTDLVRELGGFAFSGIHLDLEPDQLPDAEARRMELLLSLTETVREVKRAARLPVSLSVHPRYLEGSLGPVAAKGFGAAGVDEIAVMIYSTKVDSVASRMKAILSSWPGLRFRLALSVERELPPSESFFKGGKKSFLEAVDFLQGELASSSFAGTVVQSWENYKEMAR, via the coding sequence TTGTCACATGAAACGAATACTGCTTGCCTTGTTTGTGCTTTTTTTCTCCGGGAATACAGCTTTGCTGAACCTCGGATTGCTCTTCGTGACCTCGAAAGTGAACTGACCGCCTCTCCCGAGGTACTGGCGGCAGCGGCATCACTATCGGAGAGCAGGGCCATCGAAGAGCGCCAGAAGATGACCGGTGGGTCCAGGTTTTTCGGCGAACTCTCCCTAAGCGGTCTCAATGAGCCCGCTTCCAGGAGCGATACCTCGGTCCTGGAAGGCTATTCGAAGCTGTGGGTCAGAGGCGGCGTCTCCATTCCTCTCTTCGGTACCTGGCGAAAAGAACGGATAAGGGAACTGGAAAGCCGGATTCTGTCCCTCGAGGAGGAGCTTCGTCTCCTCGCGGTACGGAAAGCGAATCTCACAGCCCTCAGGAAGGCCTATGCTCTGCTGTGGACGATACAGGAGAGGAAGTCGCTCCTCGAGCGCTTTCTTGCCCTTGAGGAGCGGATAATGCCGCTCCTCGCGAAGAGGGCGGAGGAGGGGTTTCTTCTCGAACGGGACCGCCTCGAGATGGAGAGCTGGTTTGCCTTTGCCCGCAGAGAAGCTGCAGCGGATGCCTCCCTGAAAGAGGAGTGTCTTGCCCTTATACGGAAGGCGACCGGCCGGGGTGGTCTTTCCGATCTGGAGGTCCTCTTCCCGCACCTTGAACCCCGTTTCTTTTCCGAAGATGTCCTTGCCCGCGCCGCCGGGGAGGAAAACAGGGAACTGCAGATTCTCACCGAGGCCGCTGAGACGAAACGGGAGATAGCGCGCCGGGTTCCCAAGGCCCAGTACGACGCCTACCTCAGGGCGGGCTACGGTTTTTCCTCCGAGTTTCCGGGGAGGAACGGCACGGAGGCATTTCTTTCCATAGCTTTCGATGTGCCTTTCAGGGAAGGCCGGACTGCTTCCGCAGCGGGACGGGCCGCCAGGGCAGGTGCAGAGAAGGCCGGGCACGAAATGGAGGCGCGGCGCCTTGCTATCGTAGGGGACATTCGGGGGGGAATTCTCCGCTTCGACTCCGCCGCGGCCCAGCGAGCCTTTGCCATGGCCAATGCCCGGTCGGCGGCGGAGGCTGTACGGGCGGACAGGCTCCGGTATAGCCTTCTCCCCGGAGATGTGCTGGAGCAGCTCTTCAGGAGCCTGTTCATCTACTTTTCGTCTGCCCTGGATTTTGTCGACAGTGAAGGGGCACTACTCCAAGCCCACTGCGAACTCCTTGGAATGCTGCCTGAGACCGGGGACCGCGGAGAGGGAAAGGAAATCGCCTCCTTTTTCCCTGAAGAGCCCGAACGGCATCGTCTCCTGGCCCCTTCGTGGCTTGCCTTTCCATCGGAGTCTCCCTCAGCACCTGCCGTCGGCAAGCCGGTCCTTTCCCCTAAGGGACAGATGTTTTATTTCTGGAAGGGAGACGATCTGCTGTATCCGGGAAAGGGGAGGGCCTTTTTCGAACAGGCAGCCAAAGAGGGTGTCTCGGGGATACTTGTCTCCTTTTCACCCCGGGGCATCGCCTTCCTGAGAACCGCAGGGGGGAAGGCCCGCCTGGATGAGGCCCTAGAAGCTGCACGCAGGGCCGGCGTCAGGGCAGAGCTTCTTCTTGGGGATCCTTCGTGGATCCTTGCCGCCCACAGAAAGGAACTTACGGATCTCGTAAGGGAACTGGGCGGATTTGCCTTTTCGGGAATCCACCTTGACCTTGAGCCGGATCAGCTGCCGGACGCCGAAGCACGCCGCATGGAACTGCTTCTGTCCCTCACGGAGACCGTCCGCGAGGTGAAGAGAGCCGCCAGGCTGCCCGTTTCTCTTTCCGTCCATCCCCGCTATCTTGAGGGAAGTCTCGGCCCCGTTGCTGCAAAGGGCTTCGGAGCCGCTGGAGTGGATGAAATTGCCGTTATGATCTATTCCACGAAGGTTGACTCCGTTGCCTCGAGGATGAAAGCCATTCTCTCCTCCTGGCCGGGGCTGCGTTTCCGGCTCGCCCTTTCCGTGGAAAGGGAGCTGCCCCCCTCGGAAAGTTTTTTCAAGGGAGGAAAGAAGAGTTTCCTTGAGGCTGTCGATTTTCTTCAGGGGGAGCTGGCTTCTTCCTCCTTTGCCGGTACGGTAGTGCAGTCATGGGAAAACTACAAGGAGATGGCCCGATGA